A genomic window from Thermococcus nautili includes:
- a CDS encoding Gins 23 protein, with amino-acid sequence MFTGRALIAVKVLKPFSDWNQGDIVLIEDWKARELWEAGVVEIVDETDKVIGEIDKAIAGERESEPLTALPAGLYERAEFYLYYLENYVRLNPGESVETINVKLTKLANLKKKLRDLKMIRFNKILKAVMLRPNSLELLSRLSPEERRLYLQMSKIRNEWLGDA; translated from the coding sequence ATGTTCACCGGCAGGGCGCTCATCGCTGTGAAGGTGTTAAAACCCTTCTCGGACTGGAATCAGGGCGACATAGTCCTAATCGAGGACTGGAAGGCGAGGGAACTCTGGGAGGCCGGGGTAGTTGAGATTGTGGACGAGACCGACAAGGTAATCGGCGAGATAGACAAGGCCATAGCCGGGGAGCGCGAGAGCGAGCCGTTAACGGCACTCCCGGCCGGGCTCTACGAGAGGGCCGAGTTCTACCTGTATTACCTTGAAAACTACGTCCGCCTCAACCCGGGCGAGAGCGTCGAGACCATAAACGTCAAGCTCACCAAGCTTGCCAACCTCAAGAAAAAACTCCGCGATTTGAAGATGATACGCTTCAACAAAATCCTCAAAGCGGTCATGCTGAGGCCCAACAGCCTCGAACTGCTCTCGCGCCTCTCGCCGGAGGAAAGACGGCTCTACCTCCAGATGTCCAAGATAAGGAACGAGTGGCTCGGTGATGCCTGA
- a CDS encoding homoserine dehydrogenase codes for MEVKVGLFGFGNVGKAVARVLIEKERFFREKYGLSFRVVNISDTRGTVWLPEGIDLSEALLVKENFGKLSAWTNDYEVYSFSPAEAVKEIEADVVIDVTNDGNAHEWHLEALRDGKAVVTSNKPPLAFHYAELTGEAERRGLPYLFEATVMAGTPIIGLLRENLLGDTVRRIKAVLNATTTFILSRMEQGIDFEKAVKQAQELGIAERDPSGDVLGIDAGYKATILHCVAFGPITFDEIAVKGIAEVTVDEVKRTLAKGKRIRLVATIEEKSVKVAPEEVSGPLAVSSNENVALIETDLLGELLVKGAGAGLKETASGVVSDLVKASLKLRAR; via the coding sequence ATGGAGGTAAAGGTTGGGCTCTTCGGCTTCGGCAACGTTGGCAAAGCCGTTGCTCGCGTTTTGATTGAGAAGGAGCGCTTCTTCCGAGAGAAATACGGCTTATCCTTCAGGGTCGTCAACATCTCCGACACGAGAGGAACCGTGTGGCTTCCCGAGGGCATCGATTTGAGCGAGGCTTTATTGGTCAAGGAGAACTTTGGAAAGCTCTCCGCGTGGACGAACGACTACGAGGTCTACAGCTTCTCGCCGGCTGAGGCGGTTAAGGAGATTGAGGCCGACGTGGTTATTGACGTGACCAACGATGGAAACGCCCACGAGTGGCATTTGGAGGCGCTGAGGGACGGGAAGGCTGTCGTTACGAGCAACAAGCCACCACTGGCGTTCCACTACGCGGAGCTTACTGGTGAAGCCGAGCGGAGAGGCCTGCCCTACCTCTTCGAGGCGACTGTTATGGCAGGGACGCCAATCATCGGGCTCCTCCGCGAGAACCTGCTCGGCGACACGGTAAGGAGAATAAAGGCCGTCCTGAACGCGACGACGACGTTCATACTCTCAAGGATGGAGCAAGGGATTGACTTCGAGAAGGCGGTAAAGCAGGCCCAGGAGCTTGGTATAGCCGAGAGGGACCCGAGCGGAGACGTCCTCGGAATTGACGCCGGCTACAAGGCGACTATACTCCACTGCGTTGCCTTCGGGCCGATTACCTTCGACGAGATTGCCGTCAAGGGCATCGCGGAGGTTACGGTTGACGAGGTTAAGAGGACCCTCGCAAAGGGAAAGAGGATTAGGCTCGTCGCGACAATCGAGGAGAAGAGCGTTAAAGTCGCTCCAGAAGAGGTCTCCGGTCCGCTCGCGGTTTCAAGCAACGAGAACGTTGCCCTAATCGAGACCGACCTTCTGGGAGAGCTTCTTGTTAAGGGGGCCGGCGCCGGATTGAAGGAGACGGCAAGCGGGGTAGTGAGCGACCTCGTGAAGGCATCGCTGAAACTCAGGGCAAGGTGA
- a CDS encoding intein-containing Cdc46/Mcm family DNA replicative helicase, which produces MDREEMISRFAKFLREYVDDDGNEVYINRLKDLLTVTPKRSLAIDWAHLNSFDPELAEELLNNPEEAIASCEDAIQIILREPPLLVERELKVHARFYNLPHTLLVKELGSEHINRLIQVEGIITRVSEVKPFVQRAVFVCKDCGNEMIRLQRPYENLVKPAKCDACGSRNVELDVEKSRFINFQSFRLQDRPESLKGGQMPRFVDAILLDDLVDTALPGDRVLVTGILRVILEQRDKRPIFKKVLEVNHIEQLSKEIEELEISPEDEQKIRELAKRKDIVDAIVDSIAPAIWGHRIVKKGIALALFGGVQRVLPDGTKLRGESHVLLVGDPGVAKCVDYHTKVLLADGSLKEIGEIVDEAIEKAKAEGNLGRVDDGFYAPIDLELYALDAKTLRVRRVKANIAWKRTAPEKMFRIKTASGREIRVTPTHPFFTFENGQFRTRKAEELRVGDFIATPRRDNEPKIVPETEDEGLRKLLEESDIFWDRVVEIEEYKPEHAWVYDLQIPGHHNFIANDIFVHNSQLLRYVANLAPRAIYTSGKSSSAAGLTAAAVRDEFTGSWVLEAGVLVLADGGFALIDEFDKMSDRDRSAIHEALEQQSYHHDFELLLADGRKVKIGELVDSLIEANRDKVILGRDTEILPVDDIELLAYDLERKEIVKVKADRVSRHKAPDRFIRLRFSNGREITVTPEHPIMVWEDGEIREKPAEEIKPDNLVLAVRRYLSPEGNHLDETTAKLLGFLLSEGFSYANPGNGYYEVGFTNTDEKLVEEFKGLLEELGVKYGVQIRERPGEKRLYTVRVISKDFYTKLLSEFPEAFPEKGDERPARRKRVPARVLGADETARRAFLNAFFKGDGFVDKYRVGFTTSSRGMAEDLQDLLLSLGIYSYIFEEKRGETTYYKVIVSGTADMERFAEIVRDDPRIGKIEKLIEVSKRKRNYRDIVPTEVLESLREVLNVLHVNDGGLTNNITARQNANRERVMDYLAKAEGRIAELKSALERGDVEALRTFVTVRELSEKLGTPYSTTLYRLRRGHKETTNALLEIARERLRDVEKKLDDIKGLVEGNLRFLRVTNVEEISNDRWEWVYDVTVEPYHLFVSHGLVLHNTISISKAGITATLNARTTVIAAANPKFGRFNRHKSLPEQLDLPPTLLSRFDLIFLLLDEPDEKVDASIAEHILKVRRGEAEVVTPKIPYDLLKKYIAYARKNVHPVLSREAMEEIKRYYVKMRKGLKRGDEEGVQPIPITARQLEALIRLSEAHARMRLSETVTREDARAAIELIEAMMRTIAVDEEGNIDVSILEIGKSSKKLNKIEKLVDIIKNLEGEGDYGAPAEKVIEAAKQAGVGSKREVEKLIEELKADGRIYEPRAGFYRVL; this is translated from the coding sequence ATGGACAGGGAGGAGATGATTTCGCGCTTCGCAAAGTTCCTCCGCGAGTACGTTGACGACGACGGCAACGAGGTCTACATCAACCGCCTCAAGGACCTCTTAACCGTAACGCCGAAGCGCTCCTTAGCTATAGACTGGGCGCACCTCAACTCCTTCGACCCCGAATTAGCGGAAGAGCTCCTCAACAACCCGGAAGAGGCGATAGCGAGCTGTGAGGACGCGATTCAGATTATCCTCCGCGAGCCCCCGCTCCTCGTTGAGAGGGAGCTGAAGGTTCACGCGCGCTTTTACAACCTGCCCCACACCTTACTCGTCAAGGAACTCGGGAGCGAGCACATAAACAGGCTTATCCAGGTCGAGGGAATAATCACGCGCGTCAGCGAGGTCAAACCGTTTGTTCAGAGGGCCGTTTTCGTCTGCAAGGACTGCGGAAACGAGATGATTCGCCTCCAGAGGCCCTACGAGAACCTCGTCAAGCCGGCCAAGTGCGACGCCTGTGGTTCAAGAAACGTCGAGCTCGACGTGGAAAAAAGTAGGTTCATCAACTTCCAGAGCTTCCGCCTTCAGGACAGGCCCGAGAGCCTCAAAGGCGGCCAGATGCCCCGCTTCGTTGACGCTATTCTACTTGACGATCTCGTAGATACCGCTCTGCCCGGCGACCGTGTTCTCGTGACCGGAATCCTGCGCGTCATCCTCGAGCAGAGGGACAAGAGGCCGATTTTCAAAAAGGTTCTGGAGGTCAACCACATCGAACAGCTCAGCAAGGAGATTGAGGAGCTTGAGATTTCGCCGGAGGACGAGCAGAAGATTCGCGAGCTGGCGAAGAGGAAGGACATCGTTGACGCGATAGTGGACTCGATAGCTCCGGCCATCTGGGGGCACAGGATAGTCAAGAAGGGAATCGCTTTGGCTCTCTTCGGCGGTGTGCAGAGGGTTTTGCCCGATGGAACGAAGCTGAGGGGAGAAAGCCACGTTTTATTGGTTGGTGACCCGGGTGTTGCTAAGTGCGTTGATTACCACACGAAGGTTCTCTTAGCCGATGGAAGCCTGAAGGAGATTGGCGAGATAGTTGACGAGGCCATCGAGAAGGCAAAAGCCGAAGGAAACCTCGGAAGGGTCGACGATGGCTTCTACGCGCCGATTGACCTCGAGCTATATGCTCTCGACGCGAAAACGCTGAGGGTCAGGAGAGTTAAGGCGAACATCGCCTGGAAGAGAACTGCTCCGGAAAAGATGTTCAGAATAAAGACAGCGAGCGGAAGGGAGATTCGCGTTACCCCAACCCACCCGTTCTTCACCTTCGAAAACGGCCAGTTCAGAACGAGGAAAGCCGAGGAGCTGAGGGTTGGGGACTTTATTGCAACTCCAAGGCGCGACAACGAGCCAAAGATAGTTCCTGAAACGGAAGATGAAGGACTTAGGAAGCTCCTCGAAGAGTCTGACATCTTCTGGGACAGGGTTGTCGAAATTGAAGAGTACAAGCCCGAGCATGCATGGGTCTACGACCTCCAGATTCCGGGGCACCACAACTTCATAGCCAACGACATCTTCGTCCACAACAGCCAGCTCCTCCGCTACGTTGCTAATTTAGCCCCAAGGGCAATTTATACGAGTGGTAAGAGTTCAAGCGCCGCCGGTTTGACCGCTGCAGCCGTGCGCGACGAGTTCACGGGCTCGTGGGTTCTGGAAGCGGGTGTTCTCGTGCTGGCAGATGGAGGGTTCGCGTTAATCGACGAGTTCGACAAGATGAGTGACCGTGACAGAAGCGCGATTCACGAAGCGCTGGAACAGCAGAGCTACCACCACGACTTTGAGCTTCTCTTAGCGGACGGCAGGAAGGTGAAGATAGGCGAGCTGGTGGATTCCCTAATCGAGGCCAACCGCGATAAGGTGATACTCGGCAGGGACACCGAGATACTGCCCGTTGATGACATAGAGCTTCTCGCGTACGACCTCGAGCGGAAGGAAATCGTGAAGGTCAAAGCGGACCGCGTGAGCAGGCACAAAGCACCTGACAGGTTCATACGGCTGAGGTTCTCGAACGGCAGGGAGATAACGGTAACCCCAGAGCACCCGATTATGGTGTGGGAGGACGGTGAAATAAGGGAGAAGCCGGCGGAGGAAATAAAACCCGATAATCTCGTCCTCGCGGTCAGGCGCTACCTTTCCCCCGAAGGGAACCACCTTGATGAGACCACGGCCAAACTCCTCGGCTTCCTCCTGTCGGAAGGCTTCAGCTACGCTAACCCCGGCAACGGCTACTATGAGGTAGGCTTCACGAATACCGACGAGAAGCTCGTTGAGGAGTTTAAAGGACTCCTTGAGGAGCTCGGCGTTAAGTACGGCGTTCAGATTCGCGAGAGGCCTGGCGAGAAGAGGCTTTACACGGTCCGCGTCATCTCTAAGGACTTCTATACCAAGCTTCTAAGCGAGTTCCCGGAGGCGTTTCCCGAGAAGGGTGACGAAAGACCCGCCCGCCGGAAGAGGGTTCCCGCCAGGGTTCTCGGTGCCGACGAAACCGCGAGAAGGGCCTTCCTCAACGCGTTCTTCAAGGGAGACGGCTTCGTGGACAAGTACCGCGTTGGATTCACAACGTCGTCGAGGGGCATGGCGGAAGACCTCCAGGACCTACTGCTGAGCCTTGGGATATACTCCTACATCTTCGAGGAGAAGCGGGGGGAGACGACCTACTACAAGGTCATCGTGAGCGGTACGGCCGACATGGAGCGCTTCGCTGAAATTGTCCGGGACGACCCGCGGATAGGGAAGATAGAGAAGCTCATCGAGGTCTCCAAGAGAAAGCGCAATTACCGCGACATCGTTCCGACTGAGGTGCTCGAATCCCTGAGGGAGGTTTTAAACGTCCTTCACGTGAACGACGGCGGTCTTACCAACAACATAACCGCCCGCCAGAACGCCAACAGAGAGCGCGTAATGGACTACCTTGCGAAGGCCGAAGGGAGAATCGCCGAACTTAAGAGCGCCCTTGAGAGGGGAGACGTTGAGGCGCTGAGGACCTTCGTTACTGTTAGAGAGCTATCGGAGAAGCTGGGCACTCCCTATTCGACGACCCTTTACCGGCTCAGGAGAGGACATAAAGAAACAACAAACGCTCTTCTCGAAATTGCAAGGGAAAGGCTTAGGGATGTTGAGAAAAAGCTCGATGACATAAAGGGACTTGTCGAGGGCAATCTCCGCTTCCTCAGGGTTACGAATGTTGAGGAAATCTCCAACGACCGCTGGGAGTGGGTCTACGACGTGACCGTTGAGCCGTACCACCTCTTCGTTTCCCACGGACTGGTTCTCCACAACACGATAAGCATCTCCAAGGCAGGAATTACAGCCACCCTCAACGCGAGGACGACCGTTATAGCCGCCGCCAACCCGAAGTTCGGTCGCTTTAACAGGCACAAGTCCCTCCCCGAACAGCTCGACCTTCCGCCGACCCTGTTGAGCCGTTTCGACCTGATATTCCTCCTCCTCGACGAGCCGGACGAGAAGGTCGACGCGAGCATCGCCGAGCACATACTCAAGGTCCGTAGGGGAGAGGCGGAAGTTGTTACGCCGAAGATACCCTACGACCTGCTTAAGAAGTACATAGCCTACGCGAGGAAGAACGTCCACCCGGTCCTGAGCAGGGAAGCGATGGAAGAGATAAAGCGCTACTACGTCAAGATGAGGAAGGGCCTTAAGAGGGGCGACGAGGAAGGCGTCCAGCCGATTCCGATAACCGCGAGACAGCTTGAGGCCCTCATACGTCTCAGCGAGGCCCACGCGAGGATGAGACTGAGTGAGACGGTGACGCGCGAAGATGCGAGAGCTGCCATAGAGCTCATCGAGGCCATGATGAGGACGATAGCCGTCGATGAGGAGGGCAACATAGACGTCTCAATCCTTGAGATAGGCAAGAGCTCCAAGAAGCTCAACAAGATAGAGAAACTGGTCGATATAATCAAGAACCTCGAAGGGGAAGGCGACTACGGAGCGCCGGCAGAGAAGGTAATCGAGGCCGCGAAGCAGGCCGGGGTCGGCAGTAAACGCGAGGTTGAGAAGCTCATCGAGGAGCTCAAGGCAGACGGCAGAATCTACGAGCCGAGGGCGGGCTTTTACAGGGTGCTCTAA
- a CDS encoding acetyl-CoA carboxylase biotin carboxyl carrier protein subunit encodes MKVKVIIDGREYEVEVEELAGGKFRVSFEGKSYEVKAEGLGMALPSVPETASTPVPAPAPAQVPAPAPAPAPAPSSAPASASPNTVTAPMPGKILRVLVSEGQEVKTGQGLVVLEAMKMENEIPAPKDGVVKKIYVKEGDTVNTGDPLVELG; translated from the coding sequence ATGAAGGTTAAGGTCATCATCGATGGAAGGGAGTACGAGGTTGAGGTTGAAGAGCTCGCCGGTGGAAAGTTCAGGGTCAGCTTCGAGGGCAAGAGCTACGAGGTCAAGGCTGAAGGCCTTGGAATGGCGCTTCCGAGCGTTCCCGAAACTGCCAGCACTCCGGTTCCTGCTCCAGCGCCCGCACAAGTTCCGGCCCCTGCCCCCGCTCCGGCGCCGGCTCCTTCGTCTGCTCCCGCGAGTGCTTCGCCCAACACAGTCACTGCCCCAATGCCTGGAAAAATCCTGAGGGTTCTCGTGAGCGAGGGTCAGGAGGTCAAAACCGGCCAAGGTTTGGTTGTGCTTGAGGCCATGAAGATGGAGAACGAAATCCCCGCTCCGAAAGACGGCGTTGTGAAGAAAATCTACGTGAAAGAAGGCGACACCGTCAACACCGGAGACCCACTGGTTGAGCTCGGGTGA
- a CDS encoding sodium ion-translocating decarboxylase subunit beta yields the protein MTSFVDFLSTMGLLHLTVGNIIMIAVGLTLVYLAIRYEMEPLLLLPIGITAVLVNLPLNGIANCPTVGGLCSHPGLLDIVYHYLIKTEIVPLLIFFGLGAMTDFGPLIADPKTALLGAAAQIGVFVAMLTALALGFNIHEAASIGIIGGADGPTTIYLTTKLAPQILAATAVAAYSYMSLVPLIQPPIIKALTTPEERRIRMEQLRPVSKREKILFPIVTMIVIGLLVPSAAPLIGMLMMGNLFRESGVVPRLTKAAQEELMNIVTIFLGLGVGSTMRAESFLTPQTLMILGLGIVAFASATAGGVLFGKLMMKLSGGRINPMIGAAGVSAVPMSARVVQRLASEEDPGNFILMHAMGPNVAGVIGTAVVAGVFLALLG from the coding sequence ATGACGAGCTTCGTGGACTTCCTGAGCACAATGGGCCTGCTCCACCTCACGGTAGGGAACATCATCATGATTGCAGTGGGCCTGACGCTGGTCTACCTCGCGATACGCTACGAGATGGAACCGCTGTTGCTTTTGCCCATAGGCATCACGGCGGTTCTCGTTAACCTTCCCCTCAACGGAATCGCGAACTGTCCGACCGTCGGTGGGCTGTGCTCTCACCCCGGTCTTCTTGACATAGTCTACCACTACCTCATCAAGACGGAGATAGTGCCGCTCCTCATATTCTTCGGCCTCGGAGCGATGACGGACTTCGGACCGCTCATAGCTGACCCCAAGACGGCGCTCCTCGGTGCCGCGGCCCAGATAGGCGTCTTCGTGGCGATGCTTACGGCCCTCGCGCTGGGCTTCAACATACACGAGGCCGCTTCGATAGGAATAATCGGCGGTGCAGACGGCCCGACGACGATATACCTCACCACCAAGCTCGCGCCCCAGATACTCGCTGCAACGGCCGTTGCCGCCTACAGTTACATGAGCCTCGTCCCATTGATTCAGCCGCCCATCATAAAGGCGCTAACAACGCCGGAGGAAAGGCGCATAAGGATGGAGCAGTTGAGGCCGGTCTCAAAGCGCGAGAAAATCCTCTTCCCGATAGTCACGATGATAGTCATCGGCCTGCTCGTCCCCAGCGCGGCACCACTGATAGGAATGCTCATGATGGGCAACCTCTTCCGCGAGAGCGGCGTCGTTCCAAGGCTCACCAAGGCGGCACAGGAGGAGCTCATGAACATCGTGACGATATTCCTCGGCCTCGGCGTCGGCTCAACCATGCGCGCTGAGAGCTTCCTCACGCCCCAGACCCTCATGATTCTCGGTCTCGGAATAGTGGCCTTCGCCAGCGCAACTGCTGGGGGAGTGCTCTTCGGAAAGCTCATGATGAAGCTCTCGGGCGGAAGGATAAACCCGATGATAGGCGCCGCGGGAGTTTCGGCGGTGCCGATGAGCGCGCGCGTTGTGCAGAGACTGGCCAGCGAGGAGGACCCCGGCAACTTCATCCTCATGCACGCAATGGGTCCGAACGTCGCGGGAGTCATCGGAACGGCCGTCGTTGCCGGTGTTTTCCTCGCCCTCCTGGGCTGA
- a CDS encoding carboxyl transferase domain-containing protein translates to MGMEEKLNELYERREKILAMGGEKAVEKQHAKGKLTARERIEKLLDPGSFVEIGMFVKHRGTEFGLDKKELPADGVITGYGTIDGRLVFVYAQDFTVMGGSLGEMHAMKIKRVMELALEAGAPVIGLNDSGGARIQEGVDALKGYGEIFKMNTILSGVVPQITAIMGPCAGGAVYSPAIGDFILMVDNPASFMFITGPQVVKAVTGVEVTPVQLGGAMVHAQRAGQAHLIGKSDEEVLALIRRLVSYLPSNNMEKPPRVKTSDLPFRKSERLYEIVPDDPNKPYDVREVIYEIVDRDENGNPDFLEILPYFAPNAVVGFGRMNGQTVGIVANNPKYFAGVLDIDSSDKIARFVRTCDAFNIPIVTLVDVPGYLPGVDQESRGIIRHGAKVLYAYAEATVPMVTVILRKAYGGAYLAMGSKHLGADFVFAWPTAEIAVMGPEGAANIIFRKEIAQAENPEEVRQQKIAEYREKFANPYVAAARGYIDDVIDPAETRAKVIMALEALESKRVKLPPKKHGNIPL, encoded by the coding sequence ATGGGCATGGAGGAGAAGCTCAACGAGCTTTACGAGAGGAGGGAAAAGATTCTCGCCATGGGCGGGGAGAAGGCCGTCGAGAAACAACACGCCAAGGGCAAACTCACCGCCCGCGAGAGGATAGAAAAGCTCCTCGACCCCGGAAGCTTCGTGGAAATCGGCATGTTCGTCAAGCACAGGGGAACTGAGTTCGGCCTCGACAAGAAGGAACTGCCCGCTGACGGTGTCATCACCGGCTACGGAACCATCGACGGCAGGCTGGTCTTCGTCTACGCGCAGGACTTTACCGTCATGGGCGGTTCGCTCGGCGAGATGCACGCGATGAAGATAAAGCGCGTCATGGAGCTGGCTTTGGAGGCAGGTGCTCCGGTCATAGGCCTCAACGACTCAGGAGGAGCGAGGATTCAGGAGGGTGTTGACGCGCTCAAGGGCTACGGCGAGATTTTCAAGATGAACACGATTCTCAGCGGTGTCGTCCCGCAGATTACCGCGATAATGGGTCCCTGTGCCGGCGGAGCCGTTTACAGTCCTGCCATCGGAGACTTCATCCTCATGGTGGACAACCCCGCGAGCTTCATGTTCATCACCGGGCCTCAGGTCGTCAAAGCGGTTACCGGCGTTGAGGTTACTCCAGTTCAGCTCGGTGGAGCGATGGTTCACGCGCAGAGGGCCGGTCAGGCCCACCTCATAGGCAAGAGCGACGAGGAGGTTCTGGCTTTAATAAGGCGCCTCGTGAGCTACCTGCCGTCCAACAACATGGAGAAGCCACCTCGCGTCAAGACGAGCGATTTGCCCTTCAGGAAGAGCGAGAGGCTTTATGAGATTGTCCCGGACGACCCGAACAAGCCCTACGACGTCAGGGAGGTCATCTACGAGATAGTTGACCGCGACGAGAACGGCAACCCGGACTTCCTTGAAATCCTCCCCTACTTCGCCCCGAACGCCGTGGTTGGCTTCGGAAGGATGAACGGCCAGACCGTTGGTATAGTCGCCAACAACCCCAAGTACTTCGCTGGAGTTCTCGACATAGACAGCTCGGACAAGATTGCCAGGTTTGTTAGAACCTGCGACGCCTTCAACATACCGATAGTCACGCTCGTGGACGTCCCCGGTTACCTGCCCGGTGTTGACCAGGAGAGCAGGGGAATAATCAGGCACGGCGCGAAGGTCCTCTACGCCTACGCCGAGGCGACGGTTCCAATGGTGACCGTTATCCTCAGGAAGGCCTACGGTGGAGCCTACCTCGCGATGGGAAGCAAGCACCTTGGAGCCGACTTCGTCTTTGCTTGGCCGACAGCGGAGATAGCGGTCATGGGTCCGGAGGGAGCGGCGAACATCATATTCCGCAAGGAAATCGCCCAGGCTGAGAACCCGGAGGAAGTTAGACAGCAGAAGATAGCCGAGTACCGCGAGAAGTTCGCCAACCCGTACGTCGCCGCCGCGAGGGGCTACATAGACGACGTCATCGACCCGGCGGAGACGAGGGCGAAGGTGATTATGGCGCTCGAGGCCCTCGAGAGCAAGCGCGTCAAGCTCCCGCCGAAGAAGCACGGCAACATACCGCTGTGA
- a CDS encoding CBS domain-containing protein: MRVKTLMTKDPVVIQLPATRDYALELFKKHNVRSFPVVNKEGKLVGIISIKNVLIHPDEDQLAMLVRRDVPTVKANDDLKKAVRRMLETDYRRVVVVDDEDRPIGILTVGDIVRRYLAKNEKLKDITIEPYYQRNVGVVWRGTPLKAALKALLLCNAMAIPVIDDDGNLVGMVDETDLLKDGEVVRVMKQTALAASSEEDWILESNPTLLFEKAELQLPKKPVEEIMNPNLVVATPHMSVYEVAQKMVQHHIEQLPVIKGEGELVGIVRDMDIIKVILNK; encoded by the coding sequence ATGAGGGTAAAGACCCTGATGACAAAGGACCCAGTGGTAATACAGTTGCCGGCGACGAGGGATTACGCACTTGAGCTGTTCAAGAAGCACAACGTTCGTTCCTTCCCGGTCGTTAACAAGGAGGGAAAGCTCGTCGGGATAATAAGCATAAAAAACGTCCTCATACATCCTGACGAAGACCAGCTCGCCATGCTCGTCAGACGGGATGTTCCGACGGTCAAGGCGAACGACGACCTCAAGAAGGCCGTTAGGAGGATGCTCGAGACCGACTACCGGCGCGTTGTAGTTGTTGATGACGAGGACAGGCCGATAGGAATACTTACCGTTGGCGACATCGTTAGGCGCTACCTGGCCAAGAACGAGAAGCTCAAGGACATAACGATTGAGCCCTACTACCAGAGGAACGTTGGCGTCGTCTGGCGCGGAACTCCCCTCAAGGCCGCGCTCAAGGCCCTCCTCCTCTGCAACGCAATGGCGATTCCGGTCATAGACGACGACGGCAACCTCGTCGGTATGGTCGACGAAACCGACCTCCTTAAGGACGGGGAAGTAGTTAGAGTCATGAAGCAGACTGCGCTGGCCGCTTCAAGTGAGGAGGACTGGATTCTTGAGAGCAACCCGACGCTCCTCTTCGAGAAGGCCGAGCTCCAGCTCCCCAAGAAGCCGGTCGAGGAGATAATGAATCCGAACCTGGTCGTTGCCACGCCCCACATGAGCGTCTACGAGGTTGCGCAGAAGATGGTCCAGCACCACATCGAGCAGCTGCCCGTCATCAAGGGTGAGGGCGAGCTCGTCGGCATAGTCAGGGACATGGACATAATCAAGGTAATCCTCAACAAGTGA
- a CDS encoding OadG family protein has product MSQFAEGGWITVIGITVVFAILTILAIVMYAIGAFERGMTGRAKKAEEKTVEETKEEVEAPEEGIPPRDLAIITASILAYLAKKAEVARPLPFKRKVSDAWRLYGLQSGMNEVENFNYEMRKW; this is encoded by the coding sequence ATGAGCCAGTTTGCCGAGGGAGGATGGATTACCGTCATAGGAATCACCGTCGTCTTCGCCATACTCACCATTTTGGCCATAGTGATGTACGCCATAGGTGCCTTCGAGCGCGGAATGACCGGAAGGGCCAAGAAGGCCGAGGAAAAGACCGTCGAGGAGACGAAGGAAGAGGTCGAGGCCCCGGAGGAAGGAATTCCCCCGAGGGATTTGGCAATCATCACCGCCTCAATCCTCGCCTACCTCGCGAAGAAGGCCGAGGTTGCCAGGCCGTTGCCCTTTAAGAGGAAGGTTTCCGACGCCTGGCGCCTCTACGGTTTACAGAGCGGTATGAATGAGGTTGAGAACTTCAACTACGAGATGAGGAAGTGGTGA
- a CDS encoding translation initiation factor IF-2 subunit beta: MSESIDFYDFEKLLDKAYEELPENVKSHKSRFEVPPAVVTIAGNRTIIENFVDIAEAMNRDPNHLLKFILREVATAGTLEGRRVILQGRFTPYLIANKMKKYLKEYVICPVCGSPDTKIIKRGRFHFLKCEACGAETPIQHL; encoded by the coding sequence ATGAGCGAGAGCATTGACTTTTACGACTTTGAGAAGCTCCTCGATAAGGCTTACGAGGAGTTGCCCGAGAACGTGAAGTCCCACAAGTCCCGTTTCGAGGTCCCGCCGGCGGTCGTCACAATAGCCGGTAACAGGACGATAATCGAGAACTTCGTTGACATAGCAGAAGCGATGAACCGCGACCCGAACCATCTCCTGAAGTTCATCCTGCGCGAGGTAGCAACCGCTGGAACGCTCGAGGGCAGGCGCGTAATCCTGCAGGGACGCTTCACGCCGTACCTGATAGCCAACAAGATGAAGAAGTACCTCAAGGAGTACGTCATCTGTCCGGTCTGTGGAAGCCCCGATACCAAGATTATCAAGCGCGGACGCTTCCACTTCCTCAAGTGTGAGGCCTGTGGTGCCGAAACGCCAATCCAGCACCTCTGA